The Octopus bimaculoides isolate UCB-OBI-ISO-001 chromosome 16, ASM119413v2, whole genome shotgun sequence genome window below encodes:
- the LOC106882458 gene encoding beta-1,3-galactosyl-O-glycosyl-glycoprotein beta-1,6-N-acetylglucosaminyltransferase 3 isoform X2 → MKKTKIFILVLLTYSAITLTLWVKWNSTKFCTTNMNTRSIFQNHKLRSYESQIESTTHILKFDNKSLECAPHRKKKVNCKLLFRGDSDYINEVNLMKEDNMDSTCSLKELVKNCTKFRQSHGYFSKPVTPMELDYPIAFAIKIHTAPNQFERLLRAIYLPHNVYCIHVDTKVDNNTFELIKNISTCLPNVVLAENRINVVYATFRHLQAEQECMKTCTKSNVKWKYYINLTGQEFPLKTNLELIEILKVFNGTNDIEAYKHPKHLDWRVKYKIKLNEKSSTLTKERKIPLKYQMQLYKGSAYGMFSREFIEFILEDDVAKTIFNWMNDTYSPEENIWSTLNSLEFSPGGSSGIEIRHDKNHHASKAVIWSWDPAECFGKYVRGICIYSVADLPWLNSRPEIVANKFYEDTDSIVLDCLEESLRNRTLIQNVDQLNWYYYRNLPHVRYNAKLKTNEKTKEFLLSKKRKWLLQQTQLLKTETKKQTIKTEKNLTMNNS, encoded by the coding sequence ATGAAGAAGACGAAAATATTTATACTTGTTCTGCTTACATACAGTGCAATCACACTGACGCTTTGGGTCAAATGGAATTCCACTAAATTTTGTACAACGAACATGAACACTCGTTCTATATTTCAAAATCACAAACTTAGGAGCTATGAATCACAGATAGAATCGACAACACACATTCTCAAATTTGATAATAAATCATTGGAATGTGCAccccacagaaaaaaaaaggtaaattgcAAGCTTCTATTTAGAGGAGATTCTGATTATATCAATGAGGTTAACTTAATGAAAGAAGATAACATGGATTCCACTTGCAGCTTGAAGGAACTTGTAAAAAATTGTACCAAGTTCCGTCAGTCACATGGATATTTTAGCAAACCAGTTACCCCGATGGAGCTCGATTATCCAATCGCTTTTGCCATTAAAATACATACAGCACCAAACCAATTCGAAAGATTATTAAGAGCAATCTATTTGCCTCATAATGTTTATTGTATACACGTTGATACGAAGGTTGATAACAATACATTTGAACTGATAAAAAATATCAGCACCTGTCTTCCGAACGTTGTACTTGCAGAGAATCGAATAAATGTTGTATATGCTACTTTTAGGCATTTACAAGCTGAACAAGAATGCATGAAAACATGCACCAAATCAAATGTAAAATGGAAATACTACATAAATCTTACTGGTCAAGAATTTCCTTTGAAGACAAACCTGGAATTAATTGAAATTCTGAAGGTTTTCAATGGAACTAACGATATTGAAGCATACAAGCACCCCAAACACTTAGATTGgcgtgtaaaatataaaataaaactcaatgAGAAATCATCTACTTtaacaaaggaaaggaaaataccCTTGAAATATCAAATGCAGTTGTATAAAGGAAGTGCCTATGGGATGTTTTCACGagaatttattgaatttatcTTAGAGGATGATGTTGCAAAAACCATTTTTAATTGGATGAATGATACATATTCACCAGAAGAAAATATCTGGTCAACTCTTAATTCTCTAGAATTTTCCCCTGGTGGCTCTAGTGGCATTGAAATTCGTCACGATAAAAATCATCATGCCTCAAAAGCTGTGATATGGAGCTGGGATCCCGCTGAATGTTTCGGTAAATATGTTCgtggtatatgtatttatagtgtAGCAGATCTTCCGTGGCTCAATAGCCGTCCTGAAATAGTAGCTAACAAATTCTACGAAGATACCGATTCTATAGTCTTAGACTGTTTAGAAGAATCGTTAAGAAACAGAACGCTAATCCAAAACGTTGATCAGCTCAATTGGTACTATTATCGTAATCTTCCGCATGTCAGGTATAATGCAAAACTAAAAaccaatgaaaaaacaaaagaatttctgctaagcaagaaaagaaaatggcttTTGCAACAAACGCAGTTACTTAAAACTGAGACAAAGAAACAGactattaaaacagaaaaaaatttaacaatGAATAACAGTTGA
- the LOC106882458 gene encoding beta-1,3-galactosyl-O-glycosyl-glycoprotein beta-1,6-N-acetylglucosaminyltransferase 3 isoform X1, which produces MFSNLCTIIMKKTKIFILVLLTYSAITLTLWVKWNSTKFCTTNMNTRSIFQNHKLRSYESQIESTTHILKFDNKSLECAPHRKKKVNCKLLFRGDSDYINEVNLMKEDNMDSTCSLKELVKNCTKFRQSHGYFSKPVTPMELDYPIAFAIKIHTAPNQFERLLRAIYLPHNVYCIHVDTKVDNNTFELIKNISTCLPNVVLAENRINVVYATFRHLQAEQECMKTCTKSNVKWKYYINLTGQEFPLKTNLELIEILKVFNGTNDIEAYKHPKHLDWRVKYKIKLNEKSSTLTKERKIPLKYQMQLYKGSAYGMFSREFIEFILEDDVAKTIFNWMNDTYSPEENIWSTLNSLEFSPGGSSGIEIRHDKNHHASKAVIWSWDPAECFGKYVRGICIYSVADLPWLNSRPEIVANKFYEDTDSIVLDCLEESLRNRTLIQNVDQLNWYYYRNLPHVRYNAKLKTNEKTKEFLLSKKRKWLLQQTQLLKTETKKQTIKTEKNLTMNNS; this is translated from the coding sequence AATTATGAAGAAGACGAAAATATTTATACTTGTTCTGCTTACATACAGTGCAATCACACTGACGCTTTGGGTCAAATGGAATTCCACTAAATTTTGTACAACGAACATGAACACTCGTTCTATATTTCAAAATCACAAACTTAGGAGCTATGAATCACAGATAGAATCGACAACACACATTCTCAAATTTGATAATAAATCATTGGAATGTGCAccccacagaaaaaaaaaggtaaattgcAAGCTTCTATTTAGAGGAGATTCTGATTATATCAATGAGGTTAACTTAATGAAAGAAGATAACATGGATTCCACTTGCAGCTTGAAGGAACTTGTAAAAAATTGTACCAAGTTCCGTCAGTCACATGGATATTTTAGCAAACCAGTTACCCCGATGGAGCTCGATTATCCAATCGCTTTTGCCATTAAAATACATACAGCACCAAACCAATTCGAAAGATTATTAAGAGCAATCTATTTGCCTCATAATGTTTATTGTATACACGTTGATACGAAGGTTGATAACAATACATTTGAACTGATAAAAAATATCAGCACCTGTCTTCCGAACGTTGTACTTGCAGAGAATCGAATAAATGTTGTATATGCTACTTTTAGGCATTTACAAGCTGAACAAGAATGCATGAAAACATGCACCAAATCAAATGTAAAATGGAAATACTACATAAATCTTACTGGTCAAGAATTTCCTTTGAAGACAAACCTGGAATTAATTGAAATTCTGAAGGTTTTCAATGGAACTAACGATATTGAAGCATACAAGCACCCCAAACACTTAGATTGgcgtgtaaaatataaaataaaactcaatgAGAAATCATCTACTTtaacaaaggaaaggaaaataccCTTGAAATATCAAATGCAGTTGTATAAAGGAAGTGCCTATGGGATGTTTTCACGagaatttattgaatttatcTTAGAGGATGATGTTGCAAAAACCATTTTTAATTGGATGAATGATACATATTCACCAGAAGAAAATATCTGGTCAACTCTTAATTCTCTAGAATTTTCCCCTGGTGGCTCTAGTGGCATTGAAATTCGTCACGATAAAAATCATCATGCCTCAAAAGCTGTGATATGGAGCTGGGATCCCGCTGAATGTTTCGGTAAATATGTTCgtggtatatgtatttatagtgtAGCAGATCTTCCGTGGCTCAATAGCCGTCCTGAAATAGTAGCTAACAAATTCTACGAAGATACCGATTCTATAGTCTTAGACTGTTTAGAAGAATCGTTAAGAAACAGAACGCTAATCCAAAACGTTGATCAGCTCAATTGGTACTATTATCGTAATCTTCCGCATGTCAGGTATAATGCAAAACTAAAAaccaatgaaaaaacaaaagaatttctgctaagcaagaaaagaaaatggcttTTGCAACAAACGCAGTTACTTAAAACTGAGACAAAGAAACAGactattaaaacagaaaaaaatttaacaatGAATAACAGTTGA